The following proteins come from a genomic window of Panicum hallii strain FIL2 chromosome 8, PHallii_v3.1, whole genome shotgun sequence:
- the LOC112902887 gene encoding laccase-15-like, producing the protein MAAAVAIIVIFLLSAMAVSVAAAVVEHTFVVSQVNMTHLCKETLVTVVNGQLPGPAIEITEGDSVAVLLVNKSPYNITIHWHGVKQWLNCWADGVPMVTQRPILPNHNFTYMFNVIGHEGTLWWHAHVPFLRATLHGALIIRPRHGASSYPFPRPHREVPIIIGDWWELDLPQVGWNMKHGSFDFFARGSTINGKLGDLFNCSGVAEDNYVLDVEPGKTYLLRVINAGLFSEFYLKIAGHKFTVVAADAHYVSPYTIDVIAIAPGETVDALVVANAPPGRFYMVALPNQAPLPDTQTPEYTTRGMVQYSRNHSRSGANGAAALMSTHGAKEEEEEEGPSGDVAVAPEMPGHHDTITSFYFHSNLTSLHHPLVPQRVDEHLFIVLGLGSVCKHGRQSCKRGDKNETIVVATMNNISFQHPVATTPLLEAHYYHTGGRNAMEELPDQPPRVFNFTDLDLIPFGPKEMQLEPSSKATVVRRFRHGAVVDMVFQSTAMLQGDSNPMHLHGHDMFLLAEGLGNYDAAKDMTRFNLVNPPVKNTVLVPNLGWAAIRFVANNPGVWFMHCHYEFHLAMGMAAVFIVEDGTTADTSLPAPPVDFPTCFGNCDNVLPYELRLENMKGEHNSS; encoded by the exons GTGAGCCAGGTGAATATGACGCACTTGTGCAAGGAGACGCTGGTCACCGTGGTGAATGGTCAGCTCCCAGGCCCAGCGATAGAGATCACAGAGGGAGACTCGGTGGCCGTTCTTCTCGTTAACAAGTCACCCTACAACATAACAATCCATTG GCATGGAGTGAAGCAATGGCTGAACTGTTGGGCTGACGGCGTGCCAATGGTCACCCAGCGCCCCATCCTGCCGAACCACAACTTCACCTACATGTTCAACGTCATCGGGCATGAAGGCACCCTCTGGTGGCATGCCCACGTCCCTTTCCTCCGGGCCACCCTGCATGGTGCTCTCATCATCCGGCCAAGACATGGGGCGAGCTCCTATCCATTTCCAAGGCCTCATAGGGAGGTTCCAATCATTATAG GGGACTGGTGGGAGCTGGACCTTCCACAGGTGGGTTGGAACATGAAGCATGGTTCCTTTGATTTCTTCGCTAGAGGTTCCACAATCAATGGAAAGCTTGGAGATCTCTTCAATTGCTCCG GTGTCGCTGAAGATAACTACGTGCTGGATGTTGAGCCCGGCAAGACATACTTGCTTCGAGTAATCAACGCCGGGCTCTTCTCCGAGTTCTACCTCAAGATAGCTGGGCACAAATTCACAGTGGTTGCTGCTGATGCACACTACGTCAGCCCCTACACCATTGATGTCATCGCGATTGCGCCCGGCGAGACGGTGGACGCCCTGGTTGTTGCCAATGCGCCCCCTGGCAGGTTCTACATGGTTGCCCTGCCCAACCAGGCGCCATTGCCAGACACGCAGACCCCGGAGTACACCACCAGAGGCATGGTGCAGTACAGCAGGAACCACAGCCGCTCTGGTGCCAATGGTGCAGCGGCACTAATGTCAACACACGGCGcaaaagaagaagaggaggaggaaggaccATCCGGAGATGTGGCAGTAGCGCCTGAGATGCCCGGCCACCACGACACAATTACGTCGTTCTACTTCCACAGCAACCTGACCAGCCTGCACCACCCGCTGGTCCCTCAGCGAGTTGATGAGCACCTGTTCATCGTCCTCGGCCTTGGCTCAGTCTGCAAGCATGGCCGGCAGTCCTGTAAGAGGGGAGATAAAAACGAGACCATCGTCGTTGCAACCATGAACAACATCTCCTTCCAGCACCCAGTGGCGACAACGCCACTACTAGAAGCGCACTACTACCACACTGGTGGCAGAAATGCCATGGAAGAACTTCCAGATCAGCCGCCAAGGGTGTTTAATTTCACTGACCTTGACTTGATTCCCTTTGGACCAAAGGAGATGCAGCTAGAGCCATCGTCCAAGGCCACTGTGGTGCGGCGGTTCCGGCATGGTGCCGTGGTGGACATGGTGTTCCAGAGCACGGCAATGCTGCAGGGTGACTCCAACCCGATGCATCTACACGGTCATGACATGTTTCTGCTTGCAGAGGGACTTGGTAACTACGACGCAGCAAAAGACATGACAAGGTTCAACCTGGTCAATCCACCGGTGAAGAATACCGTTCTCGTCCCAAATCTGGGATGGGCTGCCATCCGGTTTGTTGCAAACAATCCAG GGGTATGGTTCATGCATTGCCACTATGAGTTTCATTTGGCCATGGGCATGGCCGCAGTGTTTATTGTAGAGGATGGTACAACTGCAGACACATCTCTCCCGGCACCACCTGTAGATTTTCCAACATGTTTTGGTAACTGTGATAATGTCCTGCCATATGAATTGCGCCTTGAAAATATGAAAGGTGAACATAACTCCAGTTAG
- the LOC112902808 gene encoding laccase-15-like: MKSRSLPLAATTAAIFFLSVAALSVGTAVVEHTFVVSQVNMMHLCRETLVTVVNGQLPGPAIDVTEGDSVVVHVVNKSPYNMTIHWHGVKQRLNCWADGVPMITQHPILPDHNFTYRFDVSGQEGTLWWHAHVPLLRATVHGTFIIRPRHGAPFLKPHKEIPIVIGEWWVEDLAFVDTTAEYNSASTINGKLGDLYNCSGAMEEGYKLDVEPGKIYLLRVINAALLSEYYLKIAGHKFTVVAADANYVSPYTTDIIAIAPGQTVDALVVADASPGRYYMVALPNQPPKPDFQSPVLVTRGIVQYSNNHSSGHDELVRGGAGGSSSGDVPMSPEMPDNHDNMISFYFHGNLTSLHHPRHLPVPGRIDERLFITLGLGSVCRQGQSCKRGDNTTDNLIVATMNNVSFQLPTVSTPLLEAHYYNTSNMELLQELPDVPPRVFNFTDISLIQTGPKEKKLEPTSRAALARRFRYGAVVEVVFQSTALMQSDSNPMHLHGHDMFVLAQGHGNYDMVRDVAKYNLVNPPVTNTVLVPRLGWVAVRFVADNPGIWYMHCHYEFHLTMGMVALFIVEDGPTESTSLPSPPVDFLVSDEYNLQNEKTKLPQINGI, from the exons ATGAAGAGCAGGAGCCTTCCACTGGCAGCCACCACTGCTgccatcttcttcctctcggtCGCGGCCCTCTCGGTGGGCACAGCCGTTGTCGAGCACACCTTCGTG GTGAGCCAGGTGAATATGATGCACTTATGCCGGGAGACGCTGGTCACTGTGGTGAATGGGCAGCTCCCTGGGCCGGCGATAGATGTCACGGAGGGAGACTCGGTGGTCGTTCATGTTGTGAACAAGTCACCCTACAACATGACAATCCATTG GCATGGAGTGAAGCAGCGGCTCAACTGCTGGGCTGATGGTGTGCCGATGATAACCCAGCACCCCATCCTTCCAGACCACAACTTCACCTACCGGTTCGATGTTTCCGGGCAGGAAGGTACCCTGTGGTGGCATGCTCATGTCCCCTTACTCCGTGCAACAGTGCATGGCACCTTCATCATCCGGCCAAGGCATGGGGCACCATTTCTTAAGCCTCATAAGGAGATCCCTATCGTTATAG GGGAATGGTGGGTGGAGGACCTTGCATTCGTAGACACAACCGCCGAATACAATAGTGCGTCCACAATCAATGGCAAGCTTGGAGATCTCTACAACTGCTCAG GTGCCATGGAAGAAGGCTACAAGCTGGACGTGGAGCCTGGCAAGATCTACCTGCTCCGAGTAATCAACGCTGCGCTATTGTCGGAGTACTACCTGAAGATAGCCGGGCACAAATTCACAGTGGTTGCTGCGGATGCCAACTATGTCAGCCCGTATACAACCGACATCATCGCTATCGCTCCTGGCCAGACAGTCGACGCCCTTGTGGTCGCTGATGCATCTCCTGGCAGATACTACATGGTCGCCCTGCCCAACCAGCCACCAAAGCCCGACTTTCAGAGCCCGGTCTTGGTCACCAGAGGCATAGTGCAGTATAGCAACAATCACAGCTCCGGCCATGATGAATTAGTgcgaggaggagctggaggaagTTCGTCTGGTGATGTTCCCATGTCACCAGAGATGCCTGACAACCATGACAATATGATATCCTTCTACTTCCATGGCAACCTTACCAGCTTGCACCACCCAAGACACCTGCCAGTCCCAGGGCGAATCGACGAACGCCTGTTCATAACTCTTGGCCTTGGCTCCGTTTGTCGGCAAGGCCAGTCCTGCAAAAGGGGCGACAATACCACCGACAACCTCATTGTGGCAACCATGAATAACGTATCCTTCCAGCTCCCCACTGTGTCCACACCACTGCTAGAAGCCCACTACTATAACACCAGCAACATGGAGTTGCTGCAAGAACTCCCGGACGTGCCACCCCGGGTGTTCAACTTCACTGATATTTCCTTGATCCAAACAGGACCCAAGGAGAAAAAGCTGGAGCCGACGTCCAGGGCAGCGTTAGCACGGCGATTCCGGTATGGAGCTGTAGTTGAGGTGGTGTTCCAGAGCACAGCATTGATGCAGAGTGACTCCAACCCGATGCACCTGCACGGACATGACATGTTTGTGCTCGCGCAAGGCCATGGCAACTACGATATGGTAAGGGATGTGGCGAAGTACAACCTGGTTAATCCGCCAGTGACGAACACCGTGCTCGTGCCACGGCTTGGATGGGTGGCTGTCCGATTTGTTGCCGACAATCCAG GGATATGGTACATGCATTGTCACTATGAGTTCCATCTAACAATGGGCATGGTAGCATTGTTCATCGTGGAGGATGGACCAACAGAGAGCACATCGCTCCCTTCACCGCCAGTGGATTTTCTGGTGTCAGATGAATACAACCTTCAAAATGAGAAAACCAAACTCCCACAAATAAATGGTATCTAG
- the LOC112902086 gene encoding laccase-15-like: MKTRRVLTAITMAVIAFFFSATPLPVAASVVEHTFVVSQMNVTRLCKETLVTVVNGQLPGPVIDVTEGDSVVVHVVNKSPSNITIHWHGVKQWMNCWADGVPMITQYPIQPNHNFTYQLNITGQEGTLWWHAHVPGLRATLHGAFIIRPRHGASSYPFPKPHKEIPIIIGDWWQMDLALLEKHFKKEIVDDLPVAATINGKIGDLYNCSGAVEDGYVLDVEPGKTYLLRIINAVLFSEYYLKVAGHKFTVVAADANYVNPYTTDVIAVAPGETVDALMVADAPQGRYYMVGLPNQAPLPDPQIPVFITRGMVSYKSDNNHGEEEGDPSNDVPMVPEMPDQHDTTTSFYFHGNLTSLHRPQRTKVPVQVDEHMFITLGLGSFCPHGRSCEKRWRGKSMGAATMNNVSFQLSADMAVPLLDAQYYHCNSTSSSGDGIKLYTLPDNPPRPFDFTNPALTPDGSEAALLQRTIRATAVRRFRYGTVVDMVFQSTSLLQTDSNPMHLHGHDMFVLAQGRGNYNASRDVASYNLVDPPMKNTVLVPRIGWVAIRFVADNPGVWFMHCHYEFHLMMGMAAVFIIEDGPTVDSILPPPPLNHPKCGHVNSLKANELYLLDNKVVSPA, encoded by the exons ATGAAGACACGGAGAGTTCTCACGGCCATTACCATGGCAGTCAttgccttcttcttctccgccaCGCCCCTACCGGTGGCTGCATCGGTCGTAGAGCATACCTTTGTT GTAAGCCAGATGAATGTGACACGGTTGTGCAAGGAGACACTGGTCACTGTTGTGAACGGGCAGCTCCCGGGGCCAGTGATAGATGTTACTGAAGGGGATTCGGTGGTCGTTCATGTCGTCAACAAGTCACCCTCCAACATAACAATCCATTG GCATGGAGTGAAGCAATGGATGAACTGTTGGGCAGATGGGGTGCCGATGATTACCCAATACCCTATCCAACCGAACCACAACTTCACCTACCAGCTCAATATCACTGGGCAAGAAGGCACCTTGTGGTGGCATGCTCATGTTCCCGGCCTCCGAGCAACGCTGCATGGTGCCTTCATCATTCGGCCAAGACATGGAGCAAGTTCGTATCCATTTCCAAAGCCGCATAAGGAGATTCCCATCATCATAG GGGACTGGTGGCAGATGGATCTTGCACTGCTGGAGAAGCACTTTAAGAAAGAAATTGTTGATGATCTACCTGTTGCAGCCACAATAAACGGCAAGATAGGAGATCTCTACAATTGTTCCG GGGCAGTGGAAGATGGCTATGTGCTCGACGTGGAGCCTGGCAAGACATACCTTCTAAGAATAATCAATGCTGTTCTTTTCTCCGAGTACTACCTCAAGGTCGCCGGGCACAAGTTCACGGTAGTTGCCGCCGACGCCAACTACGTCAACCCCTACACCACGGATGTCATCGCAGTCGCGCCAGGCGAGACGGTGGACGCGCTCATGGTAGCTGATGCGCCCCAAGGTAGATACTACATGGTCGGTCTGCCAAACCAAGCGCCATTGCCTGACCCGCAGATCCCGGTCTTCATCACGAGAGGGATGGTGAGTTACAAGTCTGACAACAACCAtggcgaagaagaaggagaTCCATCCAACGATGTCCCTATGGTGCCTGAGATGCCTGACCAGCACGACACCACAACCTCCTTCTATTTCCACGGCAACCTGACTAGCCTGCATCGACCTCAGCGGACGAAGGTGCCAGTGCAAGTTGATGAGCACATGTTTATCACGCTTGGCTTGGGCTCCTTCTGCCCCCATGGCCGGTCCTGTGAGAAGCGCTGGAGAGGGAAGTCCATGGGAGCAGCGACCATGAACAATGTCTCTTTCCAGCTTTCCGCAGATATGGCAGTGCCACTGCTCGATGCACAATACTACCATTGCAATAGCACAAGCAGCAGCGGTGATGGCATCAAGTTGTACACGCTGCCGGACAATCCACCGAGACCATTCGATTTCACCAACCCGGCCTTGACCCCGGATGGCTCTGAAGCTGCGCTGCTGCAGAGGACAATAAGGGCGACAGCGGTACGGCGGTTCCGGTATGGCACCGTGGTGGACATGGTGTTCCAAAGCACATCGCTGTTGCAGACTGACTCCAACCCAATGCATCTACATGGGCATGACATGTTTGTGCTCGCGCAAGGACGTGGGAACTACAATGCGTCAAGGGACGTGGCGAGCTACAACTTGGTGGATCCACCGATGAAAAACACTGTGCTCGTCCCTAGGATCGGGTGGGTGGCCATCCGATTTGTCGCGGACAATCCAG GGGTGTGGTTCATGCATTGCCACTATGAATTTCATTTGATGATGGGTATGGCTGCAGTGTTCATTATAGAGGATGGCCCAACAGTAGACTCTATTCTTCCTCCACCGCCTCTTAACCATCCGAAGTGCGGTCATGTCAACAGCCTCAAGGCGAATGAATTATACTTGTTGGACAATAAAGTTGTGTCTCCAGCATAA